One part of the Streptomyces lienomycini genome encodes these proteins:
- a CDS encoding lysophospholipid acyltransferase family protein — MFRTRVEGVENIPGDGPVILAGNHLTFIDSVIMPLTCDRQVFFIGKDEYVTGKGLKGRLMAWFFTGVGMVPVDRDGGRGGVAALMTGRRILEEGHVFGIYPEGTRSPDGRLYRGRTGIARLTLMTGAPVVPFAVIGTDKLQPGGAGLPRPGKVTVRFGEAMEFSRYEGMDRDRYVLRAVTDSVMTEVMRLSGQEYVDMYASKAKAA; from the coding sequence ATGTTCCGCACACGGGTGGAGGGTGTGGAGAACATCCCGGGCGACGGTCCGGTGATCCTGGCCGGCAACCACCTCACCTTCATCGACTCGGTGATCATGCCCCTGACCTGTGACCGGCAGGTCTTCTTCATCGGCAAGGACGAGTACGTCACGGGCAAGGGACTCAAGGGGCGGCTGATGGCCTGGTTCTTCACCGGGGTCGGCATGGTCCCGGTCGACCGGGACGGCGGCCGGGGCGGGGTGGCGGCCCTGATGACGGGCCGCCGGATCCTGGAGGAGGGCCACGTCTTCGGGATCTACCCGGAGGGCACCCGCTCCCCCGACGGCCGCCTCTACCGCGGCCGCACCGGCATCGCCCGGCTCACCCTGATGACGGGCGCCCCGGTCGTCCCGTTCGCCGTCATCGGCACCGACAAGCTCCAGCCGGGCGGCGCGGGTCTGCCGCGGCCGGGCAAGGTCACGGTCCGCTTCGGCGAGGCGATGGAGTTCTCCCGCTACGAGGGCATGGACCGCGACCGCTACGTCCTGCGGGCCGTGACCGACTCCGTGATGACCGAGGTCATGCGGCTGTCCGGCCAGGAGTACGTGGACATGTACGCGAGCAAGGCGAAGGCGGCGTAG
- a CDS encoding MFS transporter yields the protein MTRTPQSANPSEEVKRPGRWLALSVLVLAVLLVAVDATVLGLATPYISEDLAPSGTQLLWIGDVYSFVIAGLLVSMGSLGDRIGRKRILLLGATAFGAISVLNAYAHTPEVMILARALLGVAGATLMPATLALIRNLFHDPRERSLAVGIWGAAASAGAAVGPVVGGFLLEHFWWGSVFLINLPVMAVLVVVGVKTLPESRNPNPGPWDLISVVLSLVGMVGVVYAVKEAAAHGFAWATLAAGLLGAAALYGFVRRQLTMPVPLLDMRLFRNRGFSGAVLADLLTILGLSGLVFFLSQYLQLVQGRRPFEAGLAELPAAVGAVAAGLIAGRAARRFSVRAVVSGGLAAVGLALAALTVIGQHTAYPLLGAALLVVGLGAGFAFTVTADVILSSVPGEQAGAASAVSETAYELGAALGIAVLGSIVTGVYRDFTGPAGTPDAAHESLGGAVEAAAELPAPTAEALLDSARQAFVDGLTLAAGAGAVVLLAAAAASWFLLRGQRLEDGVEHP from the coding sequence ATGACCCGCACCCCGCAGTCGGCCAACCCGAGCGAGGAGGTGAAGCGCCCCGGCCGCTGGCTGGCGCTGTCCGTCCTGGTGCTGGCCGTACTGCTGGTGGCCGTCGACGCGACCGTCCTCGGTCTCGCGACCCCCTACATCAGCGAGGACCTCGCCCCGTCCGGCACCCAGCTGCTGTGGATCGGCGACGTCTACTCCTTCGTCATCGCCGGTCTGCTCGTCTCCATGGGCAGCCTCGGCGACCGGATCGGCCGCAAGCGGATCCTCCTCCTCGGCGCCACGGCGTTCGGCGCGATCTCCGTCCTCAACGCCTACGCGCACACGCCCGAGGTGATGATCCTCGCCCGGGCCCTGCTCGGCGTCGCGGGCGCCACCCTCATGCCCGCCACCCTCGCCCTGATCCGCAACCTCTTCCACGACCCGCGCGAACGCAGCCTCGCCGTCGGCATCTGGGGCGCGGCGGCCTCCGCCGGCGCGGCCGTCGGCCCGGTCGTCGGCGGGTTCCTGCTGGAGCACTTCTGGTGGGGCTCCGTCTTCCTGATCAACCTGCCCGTGATGGCCGTCCTGGTCGTCGTCGGCGTCAAGACGCTGCCCGAGTCCCGCAACCCGAACCCGGGCCCCTGGGACCTCATCAGCGTCGTCCTGTCCCTGGTCGGCATGGTCGGTGTCGTGTACGCCGTCAAGGAGGCCGCCGCCCACGGGTTCGCCTGGGCCACGCTCGCCGCGGGCCTGCTGGGCGCCGCCGCGCTCTACGGCTTCGTCCGCCGCCAGCTGACCATGCCGGTTCCGCTGCTCGACATGCGGCTGTTCCGCAACCGCGGCTTCAGCGGCGCGGTCCTGGCCGACCTGCTGACCATCCTGGGCCTGTCGGGCCTGGTGTTCTTCCTCTCCCAGTACCTGCAACTCGTCCAGGGCAGGCGGCCCTTCGAGGCGGGCCTGGCCGAACTGCCCGCCGCCGTCGGCGCGGTGGCGGCCGGGCTGATCGCCGGACGGGCGGCGCGGCGCTTCTCGGTCCGCGCCGTGGTCTCCGGAGGACTCGCGGCCGTCGGTCTCGCGCTCGCCGCGCTGACCGTCATCGGCCAGCACACCGCGTACCCGCTGCTCGGCGCGGCCCTGCTGGTCGTCGGCCTGGGCGCGGGCTTCGCGTTCACCGTCACCGCCGACGTGATCCTCTCCAGCGTGCCCGGGGAGCAGGCGGGCGCCGCCTCCGCGGTCTCCGAGACGGCGTACGAACTCGGCGCCGCCCTCGGCATCGCCGTACTCGGCTCCATCGTGACCGGTGTCTACCGCGACTTCACCGGTCCCGCGGGCACCCCGGACGCGGCCCACGAGTCACTGGGCGGCGCGGTGGAGGCCGCCGCCGAGCTCCCCGCCCCCACCGCCGAGGCTCTCCTCGACTCCGCCCGGCAGGCCTTCGTCGACGGCCTGACCCTCGCGGCGGGCGCCGGCGCCGTCGTCCTGCTCGCCGCCGCCGCGGCATCCTGGTTCCTGCTGCGGGGCCAGCGCCTGGAGGACGGGGTGGAACACCCGTAG
- a CDS encoding TetR/AcrR family transcriptional regulator — protein MAVDREQVLRSAAALLTRKSTATMDEVARAAGLSRATLHRHFAGRDALVRALESLGIAECEAALDAARLDDGPAADAVRRLVREIEPAAGLLAFLYTENQLFEGEEQNAGWARLDARMAAVFRRGQESGEFRIDLTPAWLTEALYGLLASGAWAVTEGRVARNDLNHMIVELLLGGALRREQP, from the coding sequence ATGGCCGTCGATCGTGAACAGGTGCTGCGCAGCGCCGCAGCCCTGCTGACCCGAAAATCCACCGCGACCATGGACGAGGTCGCCAGGGCGGCCGGACTGAGCCGTGCCACGCTGCACCGGCACTTCGCGGGGCGCGACGCCCTCGTCCGGGCCCTGGAGTCGCTCGGCATCGCCGAGTGCGAGGCCGCCCTCGACGCGGCCCGCCTCGACGACGGACCGGCGGCCGACGCGGTGCGGCGGCTCGTCCGCGAGATCGAGCCCGCCGCCGGTCTGCTCGCCTTCCTCTACACCGAGAACCAGCTCTTCGAGGGCGAGGAGCAGAACGCGGGCTGGGCCCGCCTCGACGCCCGGATGGCCGCGGTCTTCCGCCGCGGCCAGGAGAGCGGCGAGTTCCGCATCGACCTCACGCCCGCCTGGCTCACCGAGGCGCTGTACGGCCTGCTGGCCTCCGGCGCCTGGGCCGTGACCGAGGGCCGCGTGGCCCGCAACGACCTGAACCACATGATCGTCGAGCTGCTGCTCGGCGGCGCACTCCGGAGAGAGCAACCATGA
- a CDS encoding aldo/keto reductase translates to MPFARLATATTPTCHIGLGLAAVGRPGYINLDRDRDLGEDRGVGALRTRTHDLLDAAYAQGVRYFDAARSYGRSEEFLADWLRDRPDVDDVVVGSKWGYTYTADWSTEAEKHEVKDHGLATYDRQRAETDALLGDRLDLYQIHSLTPDSPALTDKDLHARLAEAAAQGRTVGFSTSGPAQADAIRAALAVTVDGEPLFRTVQSTYNALETSAGPALAEAHEAGLTVIVKEGMANGRLADRHAPAALKAVAEETALGCDAVALALVLRQPWAGVVLSGAATVNQLGSNLHAAVIDFDGDQVARLGALVEDPHAYWERRGQLPWH, encoded by the coding sequence ATGCCCTTCGCCCGCCTGGCCACAGCAACGACCCCGACCTGCCACATCGGCCTCGGTCTCGCCGCCGTCGGGCGCCCCGGCTACATCAACCTCGACCGCGACCGCGACCTGGGAGAGGACCGCGGTGTCGGGGCGCTGCGCACCCGCACCCACGACCTCCTCGACGCCGCCTACGCGCAGGGCGTCCGCTACTTCGACGCGGCCCGCTCCTACGGGCGCTCCGAGGAGTTCCTCGCCGACTGGCTCCGGGACCGCCCCGACGTCGACGACGTGGTCGTGGGCAGCAAGTGGGGCTACACCTACACCGCCGACTGGTCCACCGAGGCCGAGAAGCACGAGGTCAAGGACCACGGCCTCGCCACGTACGACCGCCAGCGCGCCGAGACCGACGCCCTGCTCGGCGACCGGCTCGACCTCTACCAGATCCACTCGCTCACCCCGGACAGCCCCGCCCTCACCGACAAGGACCTGCACGCCAGGCTGGCCGAGGCCGCCGCACAGGGCCGCACCGTCGGCTTCTCCACCAGCGGCCCCGCCCAGGCCGACGCCATCCGCGCCGCGCTCGCCGTGACCGTCGACGGCGAGCCGCTCTTCCGTACCGTCCAGTCGACGTACAACGCGCTGGAGACCTCCGCCGGACCCGCGCTGGCCGAGGCGCACGAGGCCGGGCTCACCGTGATCGTCAAGGAGGGCATGGCGAACGGACGCCTCGCGGACCGCCACGCTCCCGCCGCCCTCAAGGCCGTCGCGGAGGAGACCGCCCTGGGCTGCGACGCCGTCGCCCTCGCGCTGGTCCTGCGGCAGCCCTGGGCCGGCGTCGTCCTGTCCGGCGCCGCGACCGTGAACCAGCTCGGCTCGAACCTGCACGCCGCCGTCATCGACTTCGACGGCGACCAGGTGGCACGCCTCGGCGCGCTCGTCGAGGACCCGCACGCCTACTGGGAGCGGCGCGGACAGCTGCCCTGGCACTGA